GTCGTAGTCAGGCCAAAGGGTGTCCTGAAAAACGTACTCCGCGTAGGCGGCCTGCCAGAGCATGAAATTACTGGTGCGCTGCTCCCCGGAGGTGCGCAGCAGCAGGTCCACATCGGGAATGTCCGGGCGCTGCAGATGCCGGGCGATGGTCGCCTCGTTGACCCGGTCCGGGTTCAGCTTGCCCGCGGCCGCAGCACGCGCGATTTCTCGTGCTGCTTCGGCGATTTCGGTGCGGCCACCGTAGTTGACGCAATAGTTCACGGTGATGACGTCGTTCTTGAGGGTCAGTTCCTCGGCGAGCGCCAGTTCGTGAATGACGCTGCGCCACAACCGCGGTCGCGATCCGACCCAGCGGATCTTCACGCCCATCTCGTTGAGGTTCACCCGGCGACGGCTCACCACGTCGCGGTTGAAGCCCATCAGGAAACGGACCTCGTCGGGCGACCGCTTCCAATTCTCGGTGGAGAACGCATACAGGCTCAGCCACTTGATGCCCAGTTCGATTGCACCGCAGACGATGTCGATGACGACGGCCTCGCCCATCTTGTGGCCCTCGACCCGGGGCAGACCGCGTTGGGTGGCCCAGCGCCCGTTGCCGTCCATCACGATCGCGACATGATTGGGTAGCTGATCCGCCGGGATAGCCGGTGCGACCGCCTTGGAGATGTGCTGCGGCGGCCGGCGCGGTCCGCCACCCGGCGCGGGTGGCAGCACCGGGAAATCCACCGGCCATTTTGAGGTGTCCGGGAACACCGGGTAGTCGTCGGGTGCCGGGGCGAGCTGCGGGAAGTCGGACTTCCGTCTGCGCTCAGCCCTCATGCGCCACATCCTGCCTGACCAGGGCGACCCGTCGGTCGAGCAGACTCTGGTCGATCACGTCCACCCGTCGGATCCGCTCGACCAACGGCAACGT
The sequence above is a segment of the Candidatus Mycobacterium wuenschmannii genome. Coding sequences within it:
- a CDS encoding decaprenyl diphosphate synthase; this encodes MRAERRRKSDFPQLAPAPDDYPVFPDTSKWPVDFPVLPPAPGGGPRRPPQHISKAVAPAIPADQLPNHVAIVMDGNGRWATQRGLPRVEGHKMGEAVVIDIVCGAIELGIKWLSLYAFSTENWKRSPDEVRFLMGFNRDVVSRRRVNLNEMGVKIRWVGSRPRLWRSVIHELALAEELTLKNDVITVNYCVNYGGRTEIAEAAREIARAAAAGKLNPDRVNEATIARHLQRPDIPDVDLLLRTSGEQRTSNFMLWQAAYAEYVFQDTLWPDYDRRNLWAACEEYALRNRRFGTA